A window of Metabacillus sp. B2-18 contains these coding sequences:
- the hisJ gene encoding histidinol-phosphatase HisJ yields MPLKKDGHVHTPFCPHGSTDELELYIKQAIKEGFNCLTFTEHAPLPKGFKDPTPQEDSAMKLEELGDYFESILLLKERYQTSITINVGLEIDYIRDYEKETTNFLNEYGKYLDDSILSVHFLKIKDQYYCMDFDDKTFNEMIVETGSLKVLHETYYNEVLHSINSDLGNYKPKRIGHITLVNKFQKLFPVTFSNEKWILDILTLIKEKNMEIDYNVAGLRKEYCGEIYPNDEIAKIAIKQEIPLIYGSDAHSARDVGKNYKYFEQLSNSK; encoded by the coding sequence ATGCCGCTAAAGAAGGATGGACATGTTCACACACCATTTTGTCCACATGGATCAACTGATGAACTGGAGTTATATATTAAACAGGCTATAAAAGAGGGGTTTAACTGCCTGACATTTACTGAACACGCTCCACTTCCAAAAGGCTTTAAAGATCCAACACCACAAGAAGATAGTGCCATGAAACTAGAAGAACTTGGCGATTATTTTGAAAGTATCCTTTTATTAAAAGAAAGATATCAAACTTCAATTACCATTAATGTTGGTTTGGAAATTGACTATATAAGAGATTATGAAAAAGAAACTACTAATTTTTTAAATGAGTATGGAAAATACTTAGATGATAGTATTTTATCTGTTCACTTTTTAAAGATAAAAGATCAATATTATTGTATGGATTTTGATGATAAAACCTTTAATGAAATGATTGTCGAAACAGGTTCATTAAAAGTACTACATGAAACCTATTACAATGAAGTTCTTCACTCAATTAATAGTGATTTAGGAAACTATAAACCAAAAAGAATTGGCCACATAACGCTTGTAAACAAATTCCAAAAACTGTTCCCTGTTACCTTCTCAAATGAAAAATGGATACTTGATATTTTAACTTTAATTAAAGAAAAAAACATGGAAATAGATTATAATGTAGCAGGATTAAGAAAAGAATATTGTGGTGAAATCTACCCTAATGATGAAATTGCAAAAATTGCAATAAAACAAGAAATCCCTCTCATCTATGGGTCAGATGCCCACAGCGCTAGGGATGTTGGAAAGAACTATAAATATTTTGAGCAGTTATCGAATAGCAAGTAG
- the refZ gene encoding forespore capture DNA-binding protein RefZ — MTQTNSRDTKQKILDAAIYLFNSKGFTGTSVREIANRANVNVAHISYYFKGKGGLLEYLVSHYYEGYLKIIEENYSHIQYGNTHDVLSKMILDLLHYQHENRQLSRLVYREVTVDSVLNREVMTTYLTKEKYYIKSLLEQGIEEGHFRKGFIPHLIIQLRSLLHMPYLQPQYMSEVLHIQPHEAYFVHQYYKELKLWLNSLLVDKFSQDRNLLAIR; from the coding sequence ATGACTCAAACAAACTCCCGTGATACAAAACAAAAGATACTTGATGCTGCCATTTACTTATTTAACTCTAAGGGATTTACAGGTACCTCTGTAAGAGAGATAGCCAATAGAGCCAATGTGAATGTTGCCCACATTTCATATTATTTTAAAGGAAAAGGTGGACTTCTTGAATATCTTGTATCACATTATTATGAAGGTTATCTTAAAATCATTGAAGAAAATTACTCACATATACAATATGGAAACACCCATGATGTGCTTAGTAAAATGATTTTAGATTTATTGCATTATCAGCATGAAAACCGTCAACTTTCTCGATTAGTGTATCGTGAAGTGACAGTAGACTCTGTTTTAAATCGTGAGGTGATGACAACCTATTTAACCAAAGAAAAATATTACATTAAGTCACTATTAGAACAAGGGATCGAGGAAGGACATTTTCGTAAGGGATTTATCCCGCATTTAATCATCCAACTAAGAAGTTTATTGCATATGCCGTATTTACAGCCACAATACATGAGTGAAGTCCTTCATATTCAACCTCACGAAGCATACTTTGTGCATCAGTATTATAAAGAGTTGAAATTATGGCTAAATTCTTTGTTAGTAGACAAGTTCTCACAAGATCGTAATCTACTTGCTATTCGATAA
- a CDS encoding GAF domain-containing protein — MFHVEKYNGKKSDQYSLVINQLKALLEGEEDRIANLANASALLNQFLDNINWVGFYLMKEGQLVLGPFQGLPACVRIPVGKGVCGTAAANKKTERIADVHQFPGHIACDAASNSEIVVPLLVDGEVIGVLDIDSPIKDRFNEEDQVFLENFVDVLVQYM, encoded by the coding sequence ATGTTTCATGTCGAAAAATACAATGGTAAAAAGTCAGATCAATATTCATTGGTCATAAATCAATTAAAAGCTTTACTAGAGGGGGAAGAAGATCGAATTGCTAATTTAGCAAACGCTTCGGCTCTTTTAAATCAATTTTTAGATAACATAAATTGGGTTGGATTTTACTTAATGAAGGAAGGTCAACTTGTATTAGGGCCTTTCCAAGGATTACCTGCATGCGTTCGAATTCCTGTAGGAAAAGGTGTTTGTGGTACAGCTGCAGCTAATAAAAAAACAGAGCGAATTGCAGATGTTCATCAGTTCCCGGGACACATTGCATGTGATGCAGCGTCTAATTCAGAGATTGTTGTTCCTCTGCTCGTTGACGGTGAAGTAATTGGCGTGTTGGATATTGACAGCCCAATAAAAGATCGATTCAATGAAGAAGACCAAGTGTTTTTAGAAAACTTTGTAGATGTTTTGGTTCAATATATGTAA
- a CDS encoding sensor domain-containing diguanylate cyclase, giving the protein MGEQFVITATKCAFFDFISKHHNKRSLSDIVEKLSETVKSELSIRHAVFYFYNSSDEFYTQSSPVDDTPFNTFILKDGEAYYYDDQVLLPIFRKDRLKGILQLKGFENEYSPAVMNELAKTCTSFYAHCMELIQVTENEQKYERLFHLTEQFHAFMNKDDVLVELITTLQEMYTEFIFYLFLSHDNENNLNLPIKDLGFDHQDGNEMAMEAFVTGKIQFSFDEKINQTILYTPLKGKQGVYGVLQVVVNHGINLADQDKNFIIMLANAAGTAMENAQLYDQSKRLIKDLQLINETSHRLNKNLRLADTMTYMTSRIMESFEADEVGFFYQNHQNEFQIFPGSTKFFNTNEVHVYIDYIKGKLEKNLEGLFLGDITTYLPDGSFASVMAVPMVQSDTLRGCAIVLHKNSYHFSFDMFKLLQSLIHHSTLALSNSLLREELETLVKTDQLTQLYSRNYMNTCIENSMKADRQGTFLLIDIDNFKGVNDTFGHQVGDEVLVQVANIIKSNSREHDIGARWGGEELAVYLPQVDLEAGTAIAERIVKKVAENTNPSVTISCGVSYWIAENERNYNQLFSRADKALYVAKKLGKNQVIVEDDIH; this is encoded by the coding sequence ATGGGAGAACAATTCGTGATAACTGCTACTAAATGCGCTTTTTTTGATTTTATTAGCAAACATCATAATAAACGTTCATTATCTGATATTGTGGAAAAGCTTTCTGAAACTGTTAAAAGTGAGCTTTCAATTCGTCATGCTGTTTTTTATTTCTATAATAGTAGTGACGAGTTTTACACACAGTCTTCACCAGTTGATGATACCCCATTTAATACGTTCATTCTCAAAGATGGTGAAGCCTATTACTATGATGATCAAGTTCTACTCCCAATTTTTCGAAAAGATAGACTAAAGGGGATCCTTCAATTAAAGGGCTTTGAAAATGAGTACTCACCAGCAGTTATGAATGAATTAGCAAAAACATGTACATCCTTCTATGCCCATTGTATGGAATTAATACAGGTTACCGAAAATGAGCAGAAGTATGAAAGATTATTTCATTTAACAGAGCAATTTCATGCTTTTATGAATAAAGATGATGTTTTAGTGGAATTAATTACAACCTTACAAGAAATGTATACTGAGTTTATTTTCTATTTGTTTTTATCACACGATAATGAAAATAACTTGAATTTACCAATTAAAGATCTCGGTTTTGATCATCAAGATGGAAATGAAATGGCTATGGAAGCCTTTGTAACAGGAAAAATACAGTTTTCATTTGATGAGAAGATAAATCAAACGATTTTATATACTCCATTAAAAGGTAAGCAAGGGGTATATGGTGTATTACAAGTGGTCGTTAATCACGGGATAAACCTGGCTGATCAAGATAAAAACTTTATCATTATGCTTGCAAATGCTGCTGGTACTGCGATGGAAAATGCACAATTATACGATCAATCAAAGAGATTAATTAAGGATTTACAGCTTATAAATGAAACGTCCCATCGTTTAAATAAAAACTTACGACTGGCAGATACGATGACATATATGACATCAAGAATCATGGAATCTTTTGAAGCTGATGAGGTGGGCTTTTTCTATCAAAATCATCAAAATGAATTTCAAATTTTTCCAGGTAGTACTAAATTTTTTAATACGAATGAAGTGCATGTTTATATCGATTATATAAAAGGAAAACTTGAGAAAAATCTAGAAGGGCTGTTTTTAGGTGATATCACAACATACCTGCCGGATGGCTCCTTTGCATCAGTTATGGCTGTACCAATGGTACAGAGTGATACTCTTCGAGGCTGTGCAATTGTCCTTCACAAAAATTCTTATCATTTTTCATTTGATATGTTTAAACTTCTTCAATCGTTAATACATCATTCTACATTGGCACTATCTAATTCCTTATTACGAGAAGAGCTAGAAACGTTAGTTAAAACTGACCAATTAACACAATTGTACTCACGTAATTACATGAACACTTGTATAGAGAACTCAATGAAAGCTGATCGTCAAGGAACATTTTTATTAATTGATATCGACAATTTTAAGGGAGTTAATGATACATTCGGTCATCAAGTTGGAGACGAAGTTTTGGTTCAGGTTGCTAATATTATTAAAAGTAATAGTAGAGAACATGATATTGGAGCAAGATGGGGTGGCGAGGAATTAGCTGTTTATCTGCCACAAGTTGACCTTGAAGCAGGAACCGCCATTGCCGAAAGGATTGTAAAAAAGGTAGCGGAAAATACAAATCCCTCAGTGACAATATCTTGTGGAGTATCCTATTGGATTGCTGAAAATGAACGTAATTATAATCAGTTATTCAGCCGCGCTGATAAGGCGTTATATGTTGCTAAAAAATTAGGGAAAAATCAAGTAATCGTTGAGGATGATATTCATTAA
- the rpsD gene encoding 30S ribosomal protein S4, with amino-acid sequence MARYTGSSWKLSRRLGISLSGTGKELEKRPYAPGQHGPGQRKKISEYGLQLQEKQKLRHMYGVNERQFRNLFDKAGKMAGKHGENFMILLDSRLDNVVYRLGLARTRRQARQLVNHGHIMVDGGRVDIPSYQLKPGQTITLREKSRNLDIVKEAIEVSNFVPDYLTFDADKLEGTFTRLPERSELPAEINEALIVEFYSR; translated from the coding sequence ATGGCTCGTTATACAGGCTCAAGCTGGAAACTCTCTCGTCGTTTAGGTATTTCATTAAGTGGTACAGGTAAAGAATTAGAAAAGCGTCCATATGCTCCAGGACAACACGGTCCAGGACAACGCAAAAAAATCTCTGAGTACGGATTACAATTACAAGAGAAGCAAAAGCTTCGTCATATGTATGGTGTAAATGAGCGCCAATTCCGTAACTTATTTGATAAAGCTGGTAAAATGGCTGGTAAACATGGTGAGAACTTCATGATTCTTCTTGATTCTCGTCTTGATAACGTAGTATACCGTTTAGGTTTAGCTCGTACTCGCCGTCAAGCTCGTCAATTAGTTAACCACGGTCATATCATGGTTGATGGCGGACGTGTTGATATCCCATCATACCAATTAAAACCTGGTCAAACGATCACTTTACGTGAAAAATCTCGCAACCTTGACATCGTTAAGGAAGCAATCGAAGTAAGCAACTTCGTACCTGACTACCTAACTTTCGACGCAGATAAATTAGAAGGTACTTTCACTCGCTTACCTGAGCGTTCTGAATTACCTGCTGAAATTAACGAAGCTCTTATCGTTGAGTTCTACTCTCGTTAA